One Rosa chinensis cultivar Old Blush chromosome 5, RchiOBHm-V2, whole genome shotgun sequence genomic region harbors:
- the LOC112203537 gene encoding uncharacterized mitochondrial protein AtMg00820-like, with protein sequence MRSLNDVYATCNYYVVEPECFEEAIKDGAWQKEMEDEIAVIEKNSTWELVDRPSDKEVMGVKWIYKTKLNLDGSVQKNKVRLVAKGYSQQPGADFNETFAPVARLDTIRTLIALTAQNG encoded by the coding sequence ATGAGAAGTCTAAATGATGTTTATGCCACTTGTAATTACTATGTGGTAGAACCCGAATGTTTTGAAGAAGCTATAAAGGATGGAGCATGGcaaaaagaaatggaagatgAAATTGCAGTAATTGAGAAGAATTCCACTTGGGAATTGGTTGATAGACCTAGTGACAAAGAGGTCATGGGTGTCAAGTGGATTTATAAGACAAAGTTGAATTTAGATGGTTCAGTTCAGAAAAACAAAGTAAGGCTAGTTGCAAAAGGCTATTCGCAACAACCTGGAGCAGATTTCAATgaaacttttgcacctgtggctaGATTAGACACAATCCGCACACTAATTGCGTTAACTGCACAGAATGGTTAG